Within Syntrophus gentianae, the genomic segment AGCGCAATGGGCGAAGATCATCAGAAAGAGTAACAGCAGCAATCTCTTCACAAAATATCCCCCTTCTAAACAACCAGCAAAGGTTTTATGGTACGGCGGTCTCAAGTATCCCGTAGAAGGCTCGTCGCACGGATTCATCGTTGAGAATACCCAAATGCGTCGTATCGTAACCATAAATCCGAAAGGCTTCCATCTGAATTCGAGTATCCAGTTGACTGCGCAGGGTAATCGTTCCGTCGCTGCTTTGTCCCGACCTGTTGCGGTAACCGAAAAACAGGTGAAAGGGAAGATCTGTCGGCAAGGCCGTTCGATAGATATTCTCCAGAAAGGGACTGTCCGTCGCCACGTCGCGCCACGAAGGCACCATGACGGGGGCCGTTTTCGTGCCCGCGCGGGCAGCTTCGACCCCTCCATAGGGCGAGGACAGGGAGATGGACATTTTCAGGTAGGAAGGCTTACCATCCCGGCATAACCGGTCAATGGCCGAGCGGGCAACGAGTCCCCCCATGCTGTGTGCCACGATCACCAGACGGTTGATGCCATTGCCGGGGGTCTTGTCCATGTTTAGAATGTAATAGGCCAGGAAATTGCCAAGCCTCTCCAGGGGCAATCCCGAGGGATAATAAAAGAACCAGGGCTGAAAGCGCTTCCGGTCCAGCCCTTCGACGAAGTATTTCCAGTCCCGCGGGGTCCCTTCGACGCCATGGACGAAGATAATCATCGTCTTGTTGCGGTCATAATCCTCCAATTGAAAAAAGGCGCCCTGGGTATGGGCCAGAAACTCCGTCGGCCGATAAAGCCCCATCGTGCCATAATGGGGATCGAAAAATTCATCGTCGAGAGATTCATATTTATTGCTTTGCAACATGACCCGCGCATGGACCGGCAGATCCGATGTGGTGGGATGACCCACGTCAATGCGTATTTCCGGACCGTTCACCAGGGCATTGTCTTCGGCCTTTTCCACTGTGATTGAGATGGAATTGCCGGAATTCGTCCGGCCGACGAGTTCGTCTCCATCAAAAAAACCATCTTTATTAAGATCGGCGAAAAAGGAAAGGTCGTAGTTCCCTTCCGGGAGGAAGAGAGAGTAATACAGAAGCGGGGGACTGATGCTCCGGCTGGCGACGATTTCCCGCGTCTTAAACCTGTCTGATACGGCGACAACCAGGAGCGGACCATCAAAAGGCCGGTTCAGAACGAGCTTGCCTGCAATGGCAAGGCAGGATTCGGGGGAAAGTTCACGCAGGGTTTCCATACGTGGTTTGTTCTGAAAGCTGTTTTCCAGGATTTTTTGTCTTTCCCAGAAGTTGAGGTAATCGCATCCGGACAGGAAAAGGAGAACAGGCAGTATCAGGAACCGGAGGGTCATTATGCCCGGGGGCCTTCGCTTCAAGATCTCCATGGATCAACCTCCCGATGGGGAAAGAATTCCCCTTCCATTATTGAAAGGCGCATTGCATCGTTTTCCGATAGCGCCTTTTTGCTTCCCGGCTATATCCGCCTGCGTCTCATATGTCCAGCTATCATTTTTAATAAGAAATTGGAACCCCTTTGATCGGGGAAAGAGGGATACGAGCAGCACCTGAAATTCTTTCCAGCTTGACACAGGAGTCGCTGTAATTTATTCTAAATTAAACCTTTTACAAGACTTCGCAGGAAAAAACCTCATTTATGAAGCGCTTGGGGAAAGGGCTTGGTCGAGGCAGGTCCGACTTACTCCAATCCGCACCCGGACACAGAGAAGGAGAACTTATCATGCTTCTCGAACTGGGCACCATCCCTGTAGAGGAAATTGCCTGGGGTCGAAAGACCGCCATCGACGGCAAAGTCCTTTCGATCCACCGCGAAGAACTCATCGAAAAAACGAGGGGGGATGATCCCCGCATCGCTTCCGTCGGGGCCGACCTGGCGCGGCCCGGCGAGAGTGTGCGCATTCTTCCCGTCAAGGACGTCATCGAACCCCGCGTCAAGGTTGAGGGAAGGGGTGGAATCTTCCCCGGCTTGATTTCCGGCGTGGAGACCGTGGGAACGGGACGGACCCACGTGCTTGCGGGGTGTGCCGTGGTGACTGCGGGGCAGATCTTGGGCTTTCAGGAGGGACTGATCGACATGAGCGGTCCGGGCGCCCGGTACAGCTCTTTTTCCCGTCTCCTCAACATCGTTCTGGCCATCGACGTCAACCCCGGCTTATCGTCGCATCAGCATGAAGAGGCCATCCGGATGGCCGGCCTGCGCGCCGCCGTCTATCTGGGCGAGGCAGGCCGCGACACCAGGCCGGCTTCGATGAGCCGGATCGAATGGCCCCGCCCCTCGATCCGGCAGGGAGACCCCACCGATCTTCCCGGGGTGGCTTATGTCTGCATGCTGCTGAGCCAGGGGCTGCTCCACGACACCTACCTCTACGGACGCGACGTGAAGACCCTTCTGCCCACCCTTCTTGGACCCACCGAAGGCATGGACGGGGCCATCGTCAGCGGGAACTGCGTTTCCGCCTGTGACAAGAACACCACCTATCATCACCAAAACAATCCGGTCATCTCCGAACTTTTCCGGCGGGACGGAATCGATCTCCGCTTCCTGGGGACCGTTGTGACCAATGCCAACGTGACGCTTCTCGACAAGGTCCGCTCCGCGGAATATGCGGTCAAGCTGGTCGAAATGCTGGGCGCCGATGGGGGCGTTCTTTCCAAGGAGGGCTTCGGGAATCCCGATGCCGATGCCATGATGATCTGTGCCGGGCTGGGAGAGAGGGGAATCCGGACCGTTCTGATATCCGACGAATTTGCCGGGAGTGACGGGGCGTCCCAGTCCCTGGCGGATGTGACCCCCCATGCCGATGCCATTGTGAGCGTGGGCAATGCCAACCAGCGGATTACGCTCCCTCCCGTGGATAAGGTGCTCGGCGATATCCGGGTTGCGGAAAAGCTGGCGGGAGGGCAGTCCGGCAGCCTTTCTAAGGAGGGCGGCCTTCAGGTTGAGCTGCAGGCGATTCTGGGCGCCACGAACGAACTGGGGTTTGAGTTGTTGTCGGCACGGGGAGCGTAGGGGGCTGCCATGGGAAAATGGAAAGCGGTTCATTATCTGAATCAATTTTTCGGTCAGATCGGCGGGGAAGACAAGGCCGGCACGGAGCCGCTCGTCAGAAACGGCCCCGTGGGCCCGGGGGTTCTCTTTGCGGAGCTTCTCGGACCGGACGTGGAAATCATGGCAACGGTCATCTGCGGGGATAATTACTTCAGCGAGCATGTAGAAGAGGCCACGGAAAGGCTGCTGGCCATGATTTCGAGCTACGGTCCCGATCTGGTCCTGGCCGGGCCGGCCTTCAATGCGGGAAGATACGGAATCGCCTGCGGCGCGGTCTGCACCGCCGTCGTCAGCCGCCTGGGAATTCCCGCCGTGACGGGGATGTTTCCTGAAAATCCCGGGGTGGAATTGTCCCGGAAGACGGTTTTTATCGTGGAGACCAAGGGGACCACAGCCGGGATGCGGGAGGCGGCACAGAAAATGAGCCGCCTGGCCGGGAAGCTGCTCAGGAAAGAGCCCCTCGGGTTCCCTGAAGAAGAGGGGTATCTCGCCCGGGGCCTTCGCCGGAATGTCTTTGTCGCACAAACCGGCGCGGAGCGGGCGGTGACGATGCTCCTGCAGAAACTGAAAGGGGAGCTCTTCGCCACGGAATATCCCCTGCCTGT encodes:
- a CDS encoding alpha/beta hydrolase, with the protein product MEILKRRPPGIMTLRFLILPVLLFLSGCDYLNFWERQKILENSFQNKPRMETLRELSPESCLAIAGKLVLNRPFDGPLLVVAVSDRFKTREIVASRSISPPLLYYSLFLPEGNYDLSFFADLNKDGFFDGDELVGRTNSGNSISITVEKAEDNALVNGPEIRIDVGHPTTSDLPVHARVMLQSNKYESLDDEFFDPHYGTMGLYRPTEFLAHTQGAFFQLEDYDRNKTMIIFVHGVEGTPRDWKYFVEGLDRKRFQPWFFYYPSGLPLERLGNFLAYYILNMDKTPGNGINRLVIVAHSMGGLVARSAIDRLCRDGKPSYLKMSISLSSPYGGVEAARAGTKTAPVMVPSWRDVATDSPFLENIYRTALPTDLPFHLFFGYRNRSGQSSDGTITLRSQLDTRIQMEAFRIYGYDTTHLGILNDESVRRAFYGILETAVP
- a CDS encoding glycine/sarcosine/betaine reductase component B subunit, with protein sequence MLLELGTIPVEEIAWGRKTAIDGKVLSIHREELIEKTRGDDPRIASVGADLARPGESVRILPVKDVIEPRVKVEGRGGIFPGLISGVETVGTGRTHVLAGCAVVTAGQILGFQEGLIDMSGPGARYSSFSRLLNIVLAIDVNPGLSSHQHEEAIRMAGLRAAVYLGEAGRDTRPASMSRIEWPRPSIRQGDPTDLPGVAYVCMLLSQGLLHDTYLYGRDVKTLLPTLLGPTEGMDGAIVSGNCVSACDKNTTYHHQNNPVISELFRRDGIDLRFLGTVVTNANVTLLDKVRSAEYAVKLVEMLGADGGVLSKEGFGNPDADAMMICAGLGERGIRTVLISDEFAGSDGASQSLADVTPHADAIVSVGNANQRITLPPVDKVLGDIRVAEKLAGGQSGSLSKEGGLQVELQAILGATNELGFELLSARGA